One genomic window of Mercenaria mercenaria strain notata chromosome 2, MADL_Memer_1, whole genome shotgun sequence includes the following:
- the LOC123565055 gene encoding uncharacterized protein LOC123565055, translating into MGACYSKSGQDVNPDKDKRPRERKKGSQKNGHAGSFKNSRLVIDIPIQKDLSDTVYTEDSHVIVTDTTNCINKSQQTSLDHLTRDANKNIENLTGCEILEQNDLVVINDKSAKLKDEPSDSENAQKGFGEISKHLNTRDGKVSASDSGIEVETCKSCESAEQKKDAKDEYSEKFETHLNPLENQTDTATSSVNVTEQEIKRSSYICSNSKICDSQRHRNVTDHSNICSCHEGENRQSIASIDRLSESNKTNESTTDLDKIRLAIRQNSLGTPTEQRSFLDGSDISYDLPSTISQPEVTTMTMNGREVVVIDADLFSQIIDEIQNLKMKLSQLTEVIQDAEDEDVEGRTAAISILSSSA; encoded by the exons ATGGGGGCATGTTATTCCAAGTCTGGACAGGATGTCAATCCAGACAAAGATAAAAGACCTAGAGAGAGAAAGAAGGGTTCTCAGAAAAATGGTCATGCAGGATCATTTAAAAATAGTAGACTGGTTATAGATATTCCAATACAAAAAGATCTCAGTGACACAGTCTATACAGAGGACAGTCATGTTATTGTGACAGACACAACAAATTGTATAAATAAAAGTCAGCAGACCAGTCTGGATCACCTGACTAGAGatgcaaataaaaatattgaaaatttgactggTTGTGAAATTTTAGAACAAAATGATCTGGTTGTGATAAATGATAAAAGTGCTAAACTCAAAGATGAACCCAGTGACTCAGAAAATGCTCAAAAAGGTTTTGGTgagatttcaaaacatttaaacacaAGAGATGGAAAAGTCTCGGCATCAGACAGTGGAATAGAGGTGGAAACCTGTAAAAGTTGTGAAAGTGCAGAACAAAAGAAGGATGCAAAAGATGAATATTCGGAAAAGTTCGAAACACATTTAAATCCCTTAGAAAATCAAACTGACACTGCTACAAGCAGTGTAAATGTTACTGAacaagaaataaaacgaagcTCGTATATATGTTCAAATTCCAAAATATGTGATTCTCAAAGACACAGAAATGTCACAGACCATTCCAACATCTGTAGTTGCCATG AAGGTGAAAATAGACAGTCAATAGCATCAATAGACAGACTTAGTGAGTCTAACAAAACAAATGAATCGACAACGGATTTGGATAAAATCCGTCTGGCGATACGTCAGAATTCGCTCGGAACGCCCACAGAACAAAG gtCATTCCTGGATGGTTCAGATATCAGTTACGATCTTCCGTCCACCATTAGCCAACCAGAAGTGACCACTATGACGATGAATGGACGAGAAGTTGTTGTGATAGATGCAGACCTTTTTTCACAAATCATTGATGAAATCCAGAATTTAAAGATGAAACTCAGCCAGTTAACAGAAGTCATTCAG GATGCTGAGGATGAAGATGTAGAGGGTAGAACAGCAGCCATTTCAATACTTTCATCATCTGCATAG